A stretch of the Archangium violaceum genome encodes the following:
- a CDS encoding DUF3861 domain-containing protein, which produces MLAHRYRLTLEHLATRREGETLHTEPVTFEFENHDDIFEIISRMRRQEGLSEGDQQELAVGLKLFSEVMLRNREHPLFQGLQPHFRDFMKTLKERGKAAAP; this is translated from the coding sequence GCCTCACCCTGGAGCACCTGGCCACCCGTCGCGAAGGCGAGACGCTCCACACCGAGCCCGTCACCTTCGAGTTCGAGAACCACGATGACATCTTCGAGATCATCTCGCGCATGCGGCGGCAGGAAGGCCTCAGCGAGGGCGACCAACAGGAGCTCGCGGTGGGCCTCAAGCTGTTCAGCGAGGTGATGCTGCGCAACCGGGAGCACCCGCTGTTCCAAGGACTCCAGCCGCACTTCCGCGACTTCATGAAGACCCTCAAGGAACGGGGCAAGGCCGCCGCCCCGTGA